The following coding sequences lie in one Sorghum bicolor cultivar BTx623 chromosome 6, Sorghum_bicolor_NCBIv3, whole genome shotgun sequence genomic window:
- the LOC8083397 gene encoding uncharacterized protein LOC8083397, which translates to MFQKLERLRVLKLSGCNFSFHSPPFRCCRSLRFLGLDHCGDQGREEDKQGRPIMEFFHSLWVLDMSHTDWDIDMSQDLTEQMASNIREIHIKKGRIGHSHLAWRQLRNLRKLRVIEPTSSWETLKKDEFTDMVMLELLDLSGNSTIQVLPSLSSATRLRTLILDGCVGLDHIGPEGIPASLESFSLDARAGKDGNNTAKISRVSLAGCGKLVNFTLLGTLPNLEELDLSCTAVKTLNLKKDVQVEKLGRIFLMGCQQLRALIWPENGMQQLRLLCIDTRQGVVVSRETSHYSIVCQEQDGYCQAHVSIMDIRLLQSLVLTGSREFCWSTTPFKLNLYLSCTIKDDGENCNSEKVGHRLHRTAQIAGSRSVVNKSLISNTCSTYNDVSIEQIVITEDDDSSALQFEPQDLHFEMGHEMIDINMADNSRGIKALYFVMDRVQSLHLHDNYSISSIIPEHITSTREEGFKYRALKWFDVEKCPKLDTVFHTNYDGPSFLFDELEAFRAADLLMARSIWSRGRAFNHAVDETSFGKLQTIHLYRCTRLKFVLPLSWNHTLSSLETLHIVCCGDLRQVFPVETGFLATIAAVHQNGMLEFPRLKDLYLHHLSSLRQICEAKMFAPKLKTVRIRGCWGLKRLPAVNQDGLPAIVDCEKDWWNDLEWDGLDVGHHPSLFRPCHSGYYKKQMLRSTVLR; encoded by the coding sequence ATGTTTCAGAAATTGGAGAGACTACGTGTGTTGAAACTCTCTGGATGCAATTTCAGCTTTCATTCACCTCCTTTCCGTTGTTGCCGAAGCCTAAGATTTCTTGGATTAGACCACTGTGGAGATCAAGGGCGAGAAGAGGACAAGCAAGGGAGACCAATAATGGAATTTTTTCACAGCCTATGGGTGCTAGATATGAGCCATACAGATTGGGACATTGATATGTCACAAGATCTTACAGAGCAGATGGCATCAAACATTAGAGAGATTCATATAAAGAAGGGAAGGATTGGGCACAGCCACCTTGCTTGGAGACAACTACGGAACCTTCGCAAGCTTCGAGTAATTGAGCCTACCAGCTCTTGGGAGACACTAAAAAAAGATGAGTTCACTGATATGGTAATGTTGGAGCTCCTCGATCTATCTGGTAATAGTACAATACAAGTTTTGCCAAGCTTATCTTCTGCAACTCGGCTTAGAACTTTAATCCTAGATGGCTGTGTTGGGTTGGATCATATTGGCCCTGAAGGAATACCAGCATCACTTGAGTCATTCAGTTTAGATGCCAGAGCTGGGAAGGATGGCAATAATACAGCTAAGATATCACGAGTCTCCTTGGCGGGCTGTGGAAAACTGGTGAACTTCACACTGCTTGGAACCCTGCCAAATCTTGAGGAGTTGGACCTCTCATGCACAGCAGTGAAAACTCTAAACCTGAAAAAGGATGTTCAAGTGGAAAAACTTGGACGAATCTTCCTGATGGGATGTCAGCAACTACGTGCTCTTATTTGGCCAGAAAATGGAATGCAACAACTAAGGTTACTATGCATCGATACTCGACAAGGTGTAGTAGTGTCTAGAGAAACTTCACACTATTCTATTGTTTGCCAGGAGCAAGATGGTTATTGCCAAGCACATGTTTCTATCATGGACATAAGGCTGCTTCAGTCATTGGTGCTAACAGGCTCTAGAGAATTTTGCTGGAGCACAACTCCATTTAAGTTGAATCTATACCTATCTTGTACTATCAAGGATGATGGAGAAAACTGCAATAGTGAGAAGGTGGGCCACCGTCTTCATAGAACTGCACAGATAGCTGGGTCCCGGTCTGTAGTAAACAAGTCATTAATCTCCAACACATGTAGCACCTACAATGACGTCAGCATAGAACAGATAGTCATTACTGAAGATGATGATAGCAGTGCACTGCAGTTTGAGCCACAAGACCTTCATTTTGAGATGGGTCATGAAATGATCGACATAAATATGGCTGATAACTCACGAGGAATCAAAGCTTTATACTTTGTTATGGACAGGGTCCAATCACTGCACCTGCATGACAATTATTCCATTTCTTCTATTATCCCAGAGCACATTACATCCACAAGAGAGGAGGGATTTAAATACCGTGCTCTGAAGTGGTTTGACGTGGAGAAATGCCCCAAACTGGACACGGTCTTCCATACTAACTATGATGGCCCTTCCTTCTTGTTCGATGAACTGGAGGCCTTTAGGGCAGCTGATCTGTTGATGGCCCGTTCTATCTGGAGCAGAGGAAGGGCTTTCAACCATGCTGTGGACGAGACATCATTTGGAAAACTGCAGACTATACACCTGTATCGCTGCACTAGGCTCAAATTTGTTCTCCCCTTGTCATGGAATCATACCTTGTCCAGCCTAGAGACCCTCCACATAGTCTGTTGTGGTGATCTCAGGCAAGTATTTCCTGTGGAGACAGGCTTTCTAGCTACGATAGCTGCTGTGCATCAAAATGGCATGTTGGAATTCCCAAGGCTCAAAGACTTGTACCTCCATCATCTCTCTAGCCTGCGACAGATCTGTGAGGCCAAAATGTTTGCTCCCAAGCTCAAGACTGTTCGAATAAGAGGCTGCTGGGGTCTGAAGCGTCTCCCGGCCGTTAACCAAGATGGACTCCCTGCCATTGTGGACTGTGAGAAGGACTGGTGGAATGACCTTGAATGGGACGGGCTGGATGTCGGCCACCACCCCTCCCTCTTCAGGCCATGCCACTCGGGGTACTACAAGAAGCAAATGCTAAGAAGTACAGTGCTCCGGTGA